A DNA window from Hoplias malabaricus isolate fHopMal1 chromosome 5, fHopMal1.hap1, whole genome shotgun sequence contains the following coding sequences:
- the nicn1 gene encoding nicolin-1, with amino-acid sequence MTGTPVDCTVKSPVALQIGDVVSDSFRPGVYITDVVLGEPVNIQEISLKNFYTAYLTVRLLKKETGSDAKWVTCLRNHCLMTSPHTEEGSQDYVSIYRQQMLTQPDNVTTVRLILRQPSSVWLNFSIEEIKIYPTVHEDSEKDVPTWLSTITPVEEHLDLNGLPDPDEVSSSIQQMWALTEIMQSSQTSASIGRFDVDGSYDINLLSYT; translated from the exons ATGACGGGGACGCCAGTGGACTGTACTGTGAAGTCTCCTGTGGCTTTACAGATAGGAGACGTCGTGTCAGATTCCTTCCGGCCTGGTGTCTACATAACAGATGTTGTGCTTGGAGAGCCTGTCAAT ATCCAGGAGATTTCCCTCAAGAACTTCTACACGGCCTATTTGACGGTGCGCTTGTTGAAGAAAGAGACAGGGAGCGATGCCAAGTGGGTCACCTGTCTCAGAAATCACTGTCTGATGACCAGCCCACACACTGAAGAGGGATCACAGGACTACGTCTCCATCTACAGACAGCAG ATGCTGACGCAGCCGGATAACGTCACAACAGTGCGGCTCATTCTGAGGCAGCCTTCTTCAGTCTGGCTCAATTTCAGCATCGAGGAGATCAAGATCTACCCCACTGTGCACGAG GACTCAGAGAAAGACGTTCCTACCTGGTTATCCACCATAACGCCTGTTGAAGAGCATCTTGATCTGAAT GGACTCCCTGACCCGGACGAAGTGTCCTCCAGTATTCAGCAGATGTGGGCGCTCACTGAGATCATGCAGTCGAGTCAAACCTCAGCCTCCATCGGGCGCTTTGAT GTGGACGGTTCTTACGACATCAACCTGCTTTCCTACACTTAA